A genomic segment from Cyanobium sp. NIES-981 encodes:
- a CDS encoding peptidoglycan DD-metalloendopeptidase family protein has protein sequence MKPLTSIKTSLLLTAALAAGLPAVTQAFGAAESEDPSVDQLLASLPSASTDKLWVKVRRPVTLDELSRDLRVQPDRLATLNDVDSGHRFDRGDWLVVPSQQTRAVKLLAAIDTTELRRTPPLQTPPPVQSTGVVRLGDTVMKIAQRYGLTMAELLRLNPGLQTARLVAGNEVQLVQAAPVRQRAVLGLKPSTSGGLSWPQIPGVETEPGQPGGSPTADGWIWPTKGVFTSGYGWRWGRMHKGIDVANNVGTPIVAARAGRVVFSGWHDGGYGYLVTIAHPDGSRSLYAHNSRLMVSAGQEVAQGTLISLMGSTGRSTGPHLHFEIHPPSRGAANPLQFLPPRA, from the coding sequence ATGAAGCCTTTGACATCAATCAAAACCTCCCTGTTGCTCACCGCCGCCCTGGCCGCCGGGCTGCCTGCCGTCACCCAGGCCTTCGGGGCAGCGGAAAGCGAAGATCCAAGTGTGGATCAGCTGCTGGCCTCGCTTCCCTCAGCCAGCACCGACAAGCTCTGGGTGAAGGTGCGTCGCCCCGTCACCCTGGATGAGCTCTCCCGCGACCTCAGGGTCCAGCCCGATCGCCTCGCCACCCTCAACGATGTCGACTCCGGTCACCGGTTCGACCGGGGCGACTGGCTGGTGGTTCCGTCCCAGCAGACCAGGGCCGTGAAGCTGCTGGCGGCGATCGACACCACAGAGCTGCGCCGTACCCCTCCCCTGCAGACCCCTCCGCCGGTGCAGTCCACCGGGGTGGTGCGCCTGGGCGACACCGTGATGAAGATCGCCCAGCGCTACGGCCTCACCATGGCGGAGCTCCTCCGCCTCAACCCCGGCCTGCAGACGGCGCGTCTGGTCGCCGGCAACGAGGTGCAGCTGGTGCAGGCTGCACCGGTGCGTCAGCGTGCCGTTCTTGGTCTCAAGCCCTCCACCAGTGGCGGTCTGAGCTGGCCCCAGATCCCGGGGGTGGAGACCGAGCCGGGCCAGCCTGGAGGCAGCCCCACGGCCGACGGCTGGATCTGGCCCACCAAGGGTGTGTTCACCTCGGGCTACGGCTGGCGCTGGGGGCGCATGCACAAGGGGATTGACGTGGCCAACAACGTGGGCACCCCGATCGTGGCCGCCCGTGCCGGCCGTGTCGTGTTCTCGGGCTGGCACGACGGAGGCTACGGCTATCTGGTGACCATCGCCCACCCCGATGGCAGCCGTTCCCTCTATGCCCACAACAGCCGTCTGATGGTGTCCGCAGGCCAGGAGGTGGCCCAGGGAACCCTGATTTCCCTGATGGGAAGCACGGGCCGCAGCACCGGTCCCCACCTGCATTTCGAGATCCATCCCCCGTCCAGGGGTGCGGCCAATCCGCTCCAGTTTCTGCCCCCCCGCGCCTGA
- a CDS encoding peroxiredoxin, translated as MTRLVGLPAPDFTATAVVDQEFQTVSLSQYRGKYVVLFFYPLDFTFVCPTEITAFSDRYGEFTSKNTEVLGVSVDSEFSHLAWIQTDRKNGGLGSCAYPLVADLKKEIASAYNVLDEDAGVALRGLFIIDPDGVIMHSTINNLPVGRSVDETLRVLQAFQYVQSHPDEVCPANWQPGDKTMNPDPVKSKDFFAAVN; from the coding sequence ATGACCCGGCTTGTCGGCCTGCCCGCTCCAGACTTCACGGCCACCGCCGTGGTGGACCAGGAGTTCCAGACGGTGTCCCTGTCCCAGTACCGCGGCAAGTACGTGGTGCTTTTCTTCTATCCGCTGGACTTCACCTTTGTGTGCCCCACGGAGATCACGGCCTTCTCCGATCGCTACGGCGAGTTCACCAGCAAGAACACCGAGGTGCTCGGGGTGTCTGTGGACAGTGAGTTCAGCCACCTGGCCTGGATCCAGACCGACCGCAAAAATGGTGGACTCGGCTCCTGCGCCTACCCCCTGGTGGCCGATCTCAAAAAAGAGATCGCCAGCGCCTACAACGTGCTGGACGAGGACGCCGGCGTGGCGTTGCGGGGTCTTTTCATCATCGATCCCGATGGCGTGATCATGCACAGCACCATCAACAATCTGCCCGTGGGTCGCAGTGTTGACGAAACCCTGCGGGTGCTGCAGGCCTTCCAGTACGTGCAATCCCACCCCGATGAGGTGTGCCCCGCCAACTGGCAGCCCGGCGACAAGACCATGAATCCCGACCCCGTCAAGTCGAAGGATTTCTTCGCCGCCGTCAACTGA
- the purQ gene encoding phosphoribosylformylglycinamidine synthase subunit PurQ has protein sequence MTVGIVVFPGSNCDRDVRWALEGCLGVATRFLWHEERDLGGLDAVVLPGGFSYGDYLRCGAIARFAPVLEAVRHFAQNGGPVLGICNGFQVLTEMGLLPGALTRNARLHFLCEPAPLQVDPGICRWLQGYGKGERIALPIAHGEGRFQVADDQLRALEENGQVVLRYAANPNGSMGNVAGLCNPRGNVLGLMPHPERACDPATGGIDGRRLLQSLLG, from the coding sequence ATGACCGTGGGCATCGTGGTGTTTCCCGGCTCGAACTGCGACCGGGATGTGCGCTGGGCCCTGGAAGGGTGTCTGGGTGTGGCCACCCGCTTCCTCTGGCATGAGGAGCGCGATCTGGGCGGCCTGGATGCCGTGGTTCTGCCCGGAGGCTTCAGCTACGGCGACTACCTCCGCTGCGGCGCGATCGCCCGCTTCGCCCCGGTGCTGGAGGCCGTAAGACACTTCGCCCAGAACGGTGGCCCGGTGCTCGGCATCTGCAACGGCTTTCAGGTGCTGACGGAAATGGGTCTGCTGCCGGGGGCACTCACCCGCAACGCCCGTCTTCATTTCCTCTGCGAACCGGCACCGCTCCAGGTCGATCCGGGCATCTGCCGCTGGTTGCAGGGCTACGGGAAGGGAGAGCGGATCGCGCTGCCGATCGCCCATGGCGAAGGTCGCTTCCAGGTGGCCGACGACCAACTGCGTGCCCTCGAGGAGAACGGACAGGTGGTGCTGCGGTACGCCGCGAACCCCAATGGCTCGATGGGGAACGTGGCGGGGCTCTGCAACCCCCGCGGCAACGTGCTCGGTCTGATGCCCCACCCGGAACGAGCCTGCGATCCGGCCACAGGAGGGATCGATGGTCGCCGTCTGCTGCAGAGCCTGCTGGGTTGA
- the cobW gene encoding cobalamin biosynthesis protein CobW, which translates to MTTPVVPPSPRRLPVTVVTGFLGAGKTTLLRQLLTRGGQRLAVLVNEFGEVGLDGDLLRSCGFCPEDEIDQRLVELANGCLCCTVQDDFLPSMELLLQRADQLDGIVVETSGLALPEPLVAAFGWPEIRSRTRVNGVVTVVDGEALAQGAVVADPGALEAQRQADPSLDHASAIDELFAEQLECADLVLVSRADGLDAAGLERVRRRVEALVRPGTPIVPMERGRIDPALVLGLHGRDDDHLLEAGEPHDHDHSHVAMDAVALRLMGVWSRPQVEAAVAQLCRESGLVRVKGRLLLPGKARPLMIQAVGPRLESWFEAGGSGDQPAREMPAGTLELVMLGFGLDATGLEASLRQTLEAT; encoded by the coding sequence ATGACAACGCCAGTCGTGCCGCCCTCGCCCCGGCGGCTGCCCGTCACCGTGGTGACCGGCTTCCTCGGTGCGGGCAAGACCACGCTTCTGCGGCAACTGCTCACCAGGGGTGGCCAGCGCCTCGCGGTGCTGGTGAATGAATTCGGTGAGGTGGGGCTCGACGGGGATCTGCTGCGCAGCTGCGGCTTCTGCCCTGAGGACGAGATCGACCAGCGCCTGGTGGAGCTGGCCAACGGATGCCTGTGCTGCACCGTGCAGGACGACTTTCTGCCCAGCATGGAACTGCTGCTGCAGAGAGCAGACCAGCTGGACGGCATCGTGGTGGAGACCAGCGGCCTGGCCTTGCCGGAGCCGCTGGTGGCGGCGTTCGGCTGGCCCGAGATCCGCTCGCGCACCCGGGTCAATGGTGTGGTCACCGTGGTGGACGGTGAAGCGCTGGCCCAGGGGGCTGTGGTGGCGGATCCCGGGGCCCTGGAGGCCCAGCGTCAGGCGGATCCAAGCCTGGACCATGCCAGTGCGATCGACGAGTTGTTCGCCGAGCAGCTGGAGTGTGCCGACCTTGTGCTGGTGAGCCGGGCCGATGGCCTCGACGCCGCCGGTCTGGAACGGGTGCGGCGGCGGGTGGAGGCCCTGGTCCGGCCTGGAACCCCGATTGTTCCGATGGAGCGGGGCCGGATCGACCCCGCCCTGGTGCTGGGGCTCCACGGCCGCGACGACGACCACCTCCTGGAGGCCGGGGAGCCCCACGACCATGACCACAGCCATGTGGCCATGGATGCCGTGGCGCTCCGGCTGATGGGCGTCTGGAGCCGGCCCCAGGTGGAAGCGGCCGTGGCCCAGCTCTGCCGTGAGAGCGGCCTGGTGAGGGTGAAAGGGCGGCTGCTCCTTCCAGGCAAGGCCCGGCCACTGATGATCCAGGCGGTGGGTCCCCGGCTCGAGAGCTGGTTCGAGGCCGGGGGATCCGGCGATCAGCCCGCCCGAGAGATGCCAGCGGGGACCCTGGAACTGGTGATGCTGGGCTTCGGACTTGACGCCACGGGGCTGGAGGCGTCCCTGCGGCAGACCCTGGAAGCGACCTAG
- the purS gene encoding phosphoribosylformylglycinamidine synthase subunit PurS: MPVYNARVQVSLRPSVLDPAGEATRAAAARLGVGTVRRLRIGKAIEVELEAPDVATARQQLELLSDRLLANPVIENWTLDLQEVSGQAVSGGQQG; encoded by the coding sequence GTGCCCGTCTACAACGCCCGCGTTCAGGTCTCTCTGCGTCCATCGGTTCTCGATCCCGCCGGCGAGGCCACCCGTGCCGCCGCCGCCCGCCTCGGCGTGGGCACGGTGCGGAGGCTGCGCATCGGCAAGGCGATCGAGGTGGAGCTCGAGGCGCCGGATGTCGCCACGGCGCGCCAGCAGCTCGAACTGCTCAGTGACCGCCTGCTGGCCAATCCCGTCATCGAGAACTGGACCCTCGACCTTCAGGAAGTGTCCGGCCAGGCAGTGTCCGGGGGGCAGCAGGGATGA